The Paramisgurnus dabryanus chromosome 3, PD_genome_1.1, whole genome shotgun sequence genome includes a window with the following:
- the gjc1 gene encoding gap junction gamma-1 protein: MSWSFLTRLLEEIQHHSTSVGKLWLTALVVFRIVLTAVGGESIYYDEQSKFVCNSGQPGCENVCYDAFAPLSHVRFWVFQIILSAMPSLLYMGYAANKISHNEDSRARARAADSGYTQRRPRKMCFGARQHSTAHEDGEEEREDDPMIYEVPEMDNTQRDLVPPRPKPKVRHDGRRRIRDDGLMRVYVLQLLTRSALEAGFLAGQYLLYGFRVEPVFVCSDKPCPHHVDCFVSRPTEKTIFLRIMYGVSCLCLILNLWEMIHLGVGTIGDVLRKRNAATTDDEYQLSLLAGGGVSVGVGGPALNEEEPGVGVGGGVREADYVGYPFSWNTPSAPPGYNIVVKPETMPYTDLSNAKMACKQNRANIAQEEQQQYGSNEDNFPSAGETRPPPINKDVIQLEAAIQAYTLQHHANNNHDDLNDNHDIDEKPQSNITTAPQKDRKQRTKHGKAGSAESSSSSKSAEVKPSVWI, from the coding sequence ATGAGCTGGAGCTTCCTAACACGTCTGCTGGAGGAGATCCAGCACCACTCCACGTCGGTGGGGAAACTCTGGCTCACCGCGCTAGTCGTCTTCCGCATCGTACTGACAGCAGTGGGCGGCGAGTCCATATACTACGATGAGCAGAGCAAGTTCGTCTGCAACTCGGGCCAACCGGGATGCGAGAACGTCTGCTACGATGCCTTCGCCCCACTTTCGCACGTGCGATTCTGGGTCTTCCAGATCATTCTGTCCGCCATGCCCTCTCTGCTTTACATGGGATACGCAGCTAATAAGATCTCCCATAACGAGGACTCGCGGGCTCGAGCAAGAGCTGCAGATTCCGGATACACCCAGCGGAGGCCAAGGAAGATGTGTTTTGGGGCACGACAGCATTCTACGGCACACGAGGATGGGGAGGAGGAACGGGAAGATGATCCTATGATCTACGAAGTGCCTGAGATGGACAACACGCAGAGAGACTTGGTCCCACCGAGACCTAAACCGAAAGTACGTCATGACGGTCGGCGCCGTATCCGTGACGACGGGCTCATGCGAGTGTAcgtgctgcagctgctgacaCGTTCGGCGCTAGAAGCTGGCTTTTTGGCAGGACAGTACCTGCTTTATGGCTTTCGCGTGGAACCTGTCTTCGTGTGCTCGGATAAGCCCTGCCCACACCACGTGGACTGCTTCGTCTCACGGCCTACCGAAAAGACCATCTTCCTCCGTATCATGTATGGCGTCAGCTGCCTTTGCTTGATACTCAACCTGTGGGAAATGATTCACCTCGGAGTGGGAACCATTGGCGACGTCTTACGCAAACGAAATGCAGCTACGACAGATGATGAGTACCAACTGAGCCTCCTCGCCGGAGGAGGTGTGTCTGTCGGAGTGGGCGGGCCGGCCCTAAATGAGGAAGAACCAGGGGTTGGGGTCGGTGGAGGTGTAAGAGAAGCAGACTATGTTGGATATCCCTTCTCCTGGAACACCCCATCTGCACCGCCAGGCTACAACATCGTGGTAAAACCTGAGACCATGCCATACACAGACCTGAGCAATGCCAAGATGGCATGCAAGCAAAACCGTGCCAACATAGCGCAAGAGGAACAGCAGCAATACGGTTCCAACGAGGACAATTTTCCATCAGCAGGTGAAACCCGACCGCCGCCCATCAATAAAGACGTCATCCAGTTAGAGGCGGCGATTCAAGCGTACACCTTGCAGCACCATGCCAATAATAACCATGATGACCTGAATGACAACCATGACATTGATGAGAAGCCTCAGAGTAACATCACTACAGCACCACAGAAGGATCGAAAGCAGCGGACCAAGCATGGAAAAGCTGGCAGCGCTGAAAGCAGCAGCAGTAGCAAATCAGCAGAAGTCAAACCATCAGTCTGGATCTAA